The stretch of DNA ATACTGAAGCTGGTTTACTCTTATCTCAGGCCAAATACATTCGGGACTTACTTTACAAAGCTGATATGGATGAGGCCAAGTCATCTAACACCCCAATGGTTAGTGGTCTCAAGTTATCTGCCTATGGCAGCCCACCTGTTGATGATCCTCAACATTATCGGTCAATTGTGGGTGCTTTACAATATCTAGTGATCACTCGGCCTGAGATTTCCTATAGTGTGAACAAAGTGTGTCAGTTCATGGCCAACCCTCTACAATCCCATTGGAATGCTGTCAAACGCATTCTTAGGTATCTCAGTGGCACTCGGGACTATGGTCTTCATCTCAGAAAACCACCACACTATGAGCTTACTGCCTTTTGTGATGCCGACTGGGCCACGGACCCTGATGACAGGCGATCGACATCTGGTTTTGCCATTTATTTTGGCAACAATCTTATTGCCTGGCAGTGTAAAAAGCAGCACACTGTCTCCCGCAGCAGCACAGAAGCTGAGTTTCGAAGCTTAGCTCACACTGTAACCGAACTCACATGGCTTCATTCCTTGTTCACAGAGTTGCACATCGTGCTTCCCAAAGTCCCAACTGTGTGGTGTGACAACTTAAGCACCATTCTCCTCACTGCTAATCCAGTTTTACATGCTCGAACAAAGCATATAGAATTGGATCTATACTTTGTCAGAGAGAAAATTGTTCAGCAAATGGTTCAAGTTAAACATGTTCCAGCCTTTGATCAGATTGCTGATGGCCTAACCAAACCAATCTCAAGCCAACTATTCTCTAATTTCAGATGCAAACTCACCATTGGTGATTCCACCAATGCTAAGTTTGAGGGGGTGTGTTAGGGATAGTTAGTTTTCTGTTACTTATTTCGGTTTGGTGGTTAGACAGCTGTCATTGGTTTGTTATGGTTGTTAGTGTTTGTTGTACTCTTATATAAACACTCTTGTATTCAATTCTAAATCAATGAAGAGttgtctttctctctctcatctTTCTCTGTCTTTCTCTGCCTTTGAtctgtttcttcttctttcatTACTTGCTGTTCTTCATGCCTAAGAGGTCAAATGCATCTAACAATACTTAACActttcttatatattatattgctATTTGTCTAACTAATATAATCGAATCCTATATAAGTTAATATAAACTTTTAAATCGCTAGCTAATTGTAAATCCACATGTGTTAGACACCACTAATCcttaatagcaatgctcataaTTAATTCATGTTCAATTTAGTAGTCATAAACGATTAAACAGAAACTGGTCCAATTTTCGCTTATTATTTCATGCCTGTTCTACTATGCTCCTTGGCGAAATAGAGAGGTAGCCAAAATATCTGTTTTTCAAAGTGATTAGAAAACATCCAGAGGCATGTATGTATGTACTATGTAGGAATAGGATCAAGTACCTAGCTATAAAAACCAAAATGGCAAAGCTGATAATACCATAGCTAAGTGGGCTAAGATAGGAGACAATAGATGGTAACAactttagttttatttatttggaactCAAAGCACAAATTATCATTGCACTTCATGTACAATACTTCTACAACTTTCTgatttcttattcataaaaagACTAGACTTGAGTTGATAACTCTGGCTCCCAGATATGATATTAATGCAAGCTAATTCATCAAACCACCCTGCAAATGATCAATTCACAACCATAAAAGAGTTAGTACTATTTTATGGTAGTTTAAAATGTTACGAAAAAATAGTACTTTGTTTTGTCAACTAAACATAAAAGATTGTACCAACTTACTTAGAGCAATCAGTGGAAGGATAGACTTTGTAAGGGCAAGAAGTGCCACATAAAGTAGCTATATTGTTAATCCGATCATAATCGATCCCGGGGATCATAGCTGCACCTTGCTGGACGCAACTACAAGCTGCCCTTATGTCATCTTTCGTATAGTAAGCAGCATTTAGATCTTTAATCCCTTGACAGCATTCGGGGGAAACTGTTCCCCCGAAAACACCGTAGCTGATGCACGGTGTCAGCCAGTTTGTCACCTGCTCGCATGTTATGCTGGCCTCAGCTTCTGCTCGGTCAGGAGCCTCGGCCAACATCAACACCACCACTAGTGTCATCACCTGAAAGAGTGGTACTACATTGAGCTTATTACCAGCCATTTTGTGTTGTTGTTATAATGAAGTTGTTTGGTGATGTGAAAAACTAATGAGCATATATAGTTGATCTTGGTCAATTGTCAAACACTATACAAGTCAAGTTGATACCATTGAATCTTTGTCTCAAGGTGCctaattaaaagataagattAATTCAAAGTGTGGTATTagatttatttcatttttgtgttaattttctctttttaagtTTTGTACTTTTGTGATTTGAAAATTCTTGATATTGAATGGAGTTATAAAATCCAAAAGGGTCTTCCCCACTTTTGTGGAAAAAATTAGTTACGTAAGTGTTTAGCTAGCTATACATAGTTACAGATAATAAGGttaatctctctctctttttttttggcTGAAGATAATAAGGTTAATATAATCTTAGGCCAAGACAACCGAAGAAAAgtctttaataataatatgggaTAAATGTAAAATGATTCTAAATTTTGAAACTAAGTGATTTTTTTCAATCAATTTaacaaaatgacaaaatataataaattagctaataaaaattataaaaatacatttaatatatattaatttttttttaaaaaaatattatataataattaaattaaattatataatttttttaagtattgcatatgaatatattataataaaaataaataaatatattataatatttgatatattatatcattaaagattaatatattatagtaataaaattatataccacaaaaaattataataatactaaaactaatatattaatactaaaataaatatatataccaaaacatttatatataatcatcatatataataacatagaaattaaatatcatcttaaataaataatttactatacacaacaaaaaaatgtataccatacaacaaaatatatacctacaataaaaaataaaataatataatataatattattaaaaaaattatatatactatattaCGAAATTATATacaactataaaataataataccatactaataaaattatataccacctttatatataacaaaataaaaactaaacatgcgcgatctaaaataaaatgatatactatacagtAAAACTTTTATACCATATAACAAAAAACATATACCTTACAAAGTtataatagaaatatatataaaataacaataaataaaaataaaaatatatataacatgctaataaaattatatatcgcgacaacaaaagtacaataaaaaatagaacataaaaatcatttttaaaaaatgatatagcgcataacaaaaaatatgccgtataacaaaaagtaatattattcactaaaacttatatactaacaataatgaaaaaaagtgtattactaatatatatatatactatatactatatactaaccaaattatataccacaataaAATTCTATATATCATgacaacaaaattatatactacctttgtatataataaaatagaaactagataaatactatttaaaataaatagtatattatacaattaaaatataaaaaaaataataattaaatgtatataacatgccaataaaattatataattacattaaaatatttgtattatgagaacataattatataccactactatacatagtaaaataaaaaataaatatcatctaagaataataatatatcgtacaacaaaatagaaatatactgtacaacaaaatatatataccaacaaccctctgttttgttaaatgataaaataaaccctgtatttttcaaaattgtacaaataagaccctgaaataattttttgtcaaaataaaacttaataataatatgatctagagatgttataACAAAACTGGTTACATGatctgtatctgttcgtgttaaaaACTGCCTtgaagttggttatattaaaaaataaaattattgaaaattgagcttagggtcctatttttaccattttagaaaatatatggtctattttgtcatttaacaaaacagggggtccaattaataacttttacaaaacacagggtccaaaatagtatttatccttTATAAAATTATCCCATGAAATAAACATAAAACATACACCCTATCTGTCGCTTCCCAACTTCTAAATTGCAAATTTGACATATGAGTTAcattagagcatctccaatgcgGGTTACTCATGCAATTATTTTTGCCATATATGTAATTTGGTCATCATTTTTAATGCAATTTTATCAACATTATTGTCTATATTTGGCAACAGCCATGTAacattactttatttatttttttcaaaaaaaaaattattttatggtattattttatagtatttaataaaatttaggcTTTTTTCTACTGCAGGTccctaaattatataaattttggtAAGCTGGTctccaaattttattttttgagcaAATTGGTCCCCAAATTACATAAGTTTTGGTAAGTTGGTccccaaactttattttttggtaaattgatctctaaacttttacttctttAGCAACATTAAGTCCCCACTattaaatattgatatttttattaatttttatttattatacatactttatttttgtgtgtgttaaaaattcaaataattttttttttttaattttaatactttgataaaaataattatatttatattttttaagtactcatataatatatactgtataattataatatttaatttttttgagaaaatatttaaaatatgctttattcatataaattattaatttgaaaaaagagTATACACACTAACAGATTCATATAATGGCTAGAGAGAATTCTATCCCCCttacatttttaaattttagcatttataatatattttattatttatttatgaatatgtagttttataattttaataattttttaattgttatatatttattaattatttaaattttgtaaatttcATGAGTTCGTCACAAAGCataagttaaaaataaatttaaaatataatttatttcaatagtttataagaaaataataatattattattaagtcttttcaatatttcttttcttcttattttgtcatatttaaaaaataatatacacataatgttaaaaaaattatttaatttaatattatatcaatgtaaaactatttaaaattaatataaaaataaataaataaaataccatGGACTTTATGCTTTCATGAAAATAAAAGTTTGGGGACCAATttgccaaaaaataaaatttgaggaCCAACTTGTCAAAATTTATATAGTTTAGGgactaatttattaaaaaataaagttcagAGATCAACTTGCCAAAACATGTATAGTTTAAGGACCTACAGTACAaataaatctaaaatttaatCATTTAAAATTGGTGATATGTGGAACTATGGTGAGCAACTTTTAGAGTTGTCAATCATTGGAGTAATTTTTATATGAAAAGTTATCAAATTTTATgtgtataaaaaagaaaataaaaaaaaatatattttaaaatgatgTGTTAACTTTTGATAAGTATAAGTGTTGTCTGAAGATGCTCGGCAACATAATCAAGGTTCAGATTAATTAATTCATGCTTCATTTACTAAACATAAATGAATTAACAGAAACTTGTCCAATTTCTGCTTATTATTTCATGCATGTTTTGCTTATTATTAGTTATTTCATGTATGTATGTACTATGTAGGAATAGGATCAAGTACCTACCTATAAAAACCAAAATGGCAAAGCTGATAATACCATAGCTAAGTGGGATAGGGTAGGAGACAATAGATGATAACAACTTTAGTATTAATTATTTGGAATTCAAACCACAAATTATCATTGCACTTCATGTACAATAATTCTACAACTTTCTgatttcttattcataaaaagACTAGATTTGAGCTGATAACTCTATCTCCCAGATATGATATTAATGCAAGCTAATTCATCAAACCACCCTGCAAATGATCAATTCACAAACATAAAAGAGTTAATACTATTTTGTGGTAGTTTAAAATGTTACTAAAAAGTAACGAGTAATAAAGTGTTCGGTATAAAATTATAGTCACTCGCTCACTCATTaccaattaattttattttatcaactAAACTTAACAGATTGTACAAACTTACTTAGAGCAATCGGTGGAAGGATAGACTTTGTAATGACAAGAAGTGCCACATAAAGTAGGAATATTGTTAATCCGATCATAATCGATCCCGGGGATCATAGCTGCACCTTTCTGGATGCAACTACAAGATGCCCTCATGTCATCTTTTGTTCTCTTGGCAGCAATTAGATCTTTAATCCCTTGGCAGCACTCGGGGGAAA from Cannabis sativa cultivar Pink pepper isolate KNU-18-1 chromosome 2, ASM2916894v1, whole genome shotgun sequence encodes:
- the LOC115718794 gene encoding non-specific lipid-transfer protein 1, with protein sequence MAGNKLNVVPLFQVMTLVVVLMLAEAPDRAEAEASITCEQVTNWLTPCISYGVFGGTVSPECCQGIKDLNAAYYTKDDIRAACSCVQQGAAMIPGIDYDRINNIATLCGTSCPYKVYPSTDCSKVV
- the LOC115720837 gene encoding non-specific lipid-transfer protein 1-like, which produces MAGNKLNVVPLFQVMTVVVVCMLAEAPGRAEAATNITCEQVTNWLTPCISYGVFGGTVSPECCQGIKDLIAAKRTKDDMRASCSCIQKGAAMIPGIDYDRINNIPTLCGTSCHYKVYPSTDCSKVV